The sequence TTCATGGGATCTCGCGAGGCTCCGTCCGATGGGTCCGAGCGCGTCCTACGCCGCCATGGTAAACATGAATTTAACTATTTGTTTCAGTGATGTGACATCCTGGCTCCGGCGAACGCCGCTCTGCCGCAATATGCTGTTCAGATTGCGCCGGTTATGCGATGGGACGCCAGCCGCGAGGAGAGAGACGATGCGCGCCTTGATTTTGCCCCTGATCGCCGCTCCCCTGCTCGCCGGCTGCGTCAGCGCCGTGAAAACGGTCGTCACCGCGCCGGTCAAGGCGGTTGGCCAGGTCGCCGACTGGTCGACGACGAGCCAGGACGAAGCCGACCGCAACCGCGGGCGCGAACTGCGCAAGCGCGAGGAGCAGATGGGCAAGCTGGCGCGCCAGCGCGACAAGGCGGTCGAAAAATGCCGCGACGGCGACGAGGAACAATGCCGCCGCGCCGAGGTGCTTGACCATGAAATCGAGGCGCTGATGGCGGCGCCCTATTAATTTGAAGGTGGCTGAGGCTCTCGGCCATTCCTCAAATTCCGTTGGTGTCGAGCGAAGTCGAGACACCCCGAAGGTCGGCGCTCCCCAAGCGTGTCTCGACTTCGCTCGACACGAACGGGAATGGAGGGCTCACCCCAACGTCGCCGCTACCGCACCCGCCGTCCCGTCCACACGACGCGCCCGACGATCCGGATCGCCGACAGCGGCAGATCGTCCCAGCTGCGATAATGCGGATTGTCGCTGATCACCGATACGCGCCCCGGCCCCGGCGCGCGCGCGATCCGCTTGACCATCAGCACATCGTCCATGCGCAGCACGTAAATGCCGTCGCGCAGCCGCGCCGCCGCGTCGCTGCCGTCGACCAATATGTCGTCGCCGTCGTCGAGCGTCGGCGCCATCGAATCGCCTTCGACGCGGATGATGCTGAGCGCGCGCGGATCGGCGCCAAGGTCGCGCAGCCATTTGGGATCGAAGGCGACCTCGCCCTCGACCGGCTCGCCATCGACGCTCGCGCCCGCGCCCGCCGACGCCCCGATCGCCAGCTTGGGCACCAGGATCATCCCCGGCCCGCGACTCCGCGCCGGGGTCGCGACACGCGCCACCGGCCCACCCAGCATCGCTTCGGACACCCCCAGATAGGCGGCGATGCGCGCGCGATCCTGTTCGGCCAGCCGCCGCGGCGAACCGCGCTTGATATATTGCTGAATATAGGCCGGGTTGCGCCCGATCACCTGCGACAGGCGCGCATAATCGACGCCCTTTTCCGACAATAGCCGGTCGAGCGCCGCGCGCGGGTCGTGAACTGGGTCGATCATGGCGGTCTGGTCCCGTCCTTCCGCATTCTTCCTAGCAAGCGGATTTTTCCTAGACAAGTAGGTAATTGAGCATCAGATAGGAAATATCCTATCACGCGACT is a genomic window of Sphingopyxis sp. FD7 containing:
- a CDS encoding S24 family peptidase; protein product: MIDPVHDPRAALDRLLSEKGVDYARLSQVIGRNPAYIQQYIKRGSPRRLAEQDRARIAAYLGVSEAMLGGPVARVATPARSRGPGMILVPKLAIGASAGAGASVDGEPVEGEVAFDPKWLRDLGADPRALSIIRVEGDSMAPTLDDGDDILVDGSDAAARLRDGIYVLRMDDVLMVKRIARAPGPGRVSVISDNPHYRSWDDLPLSAIRIVGRVVWTGRRVR